One genomic region from Streptomyces venezuelae encodes:
- a CDS encoding DUF6233 domain-containing protein: MSELPPNLPRLRALEHWLVLSLDRVRARIAEVEISEAAMCPVRVLPQGARVGDVLPAPGRPPGCGQRHIGDCKLAGPQKRPLSSDDARRALTEGGIRACEICRPDSELGILGRSSIRPPDTQVLRPLLLGTLPQADAVV; the protein is encoded by the coding sequence ATGTCCGAGCTCCCGCCAAACCTGCCACGGCTCCGGGCTCTGGAGCACTGGCTCGTGCTGTCCCTGGACCGGGTCCGGGCCCGGATCGCGGAGGTCGAGATCAGCGAGGCGGCGATGTGCCCGGTGCGCGTCCTGCCGCAGGGGGCCCGGGTGGGTGATGTCCTACCTGCGCCAGGGCGGCCGCCCGGTTGCGGACAGCGTCACATCGGGGACTGCAAGCTCGCCGGCCCCCAGAAGAGGCCGCTCAGCAGCGACGACGCCCGCCGCGCGCTCACCGAGGGCGGGATCCGCGCCTGCGAGATTTGCAGGCCCGACTCCGAGCTCGGCATCCTCGGACGTTCATCGATCCGGCCACCCGATACTCAGGTGCTCCGGCCACTGCTGCTCGGTACGCTCCCGCAGGCAGACGCTGTCGTCTAG